One Keratinibaculum paraultunense genomic window carries:
- a CDS encoding DUF2118 domain-containing protein has protein sequence MRKFLINVNGNEYEVEVEEITEGKTVQNPSTRSVDQPKAQPKPKVQPKEEKKSIKVTEGAEVVTAPMPGTILSINVQEGDEVKAGDILLILEAMKMENEILAPIDGKVVSIGTTTGASVNTGDKLVVIE, from the coding sequence ATGAGAAAATTTTTAATCAATGTAAATGGGAACGAGTATGAAGTGGAAGTAGAAGAGATAACAGAAGGAAAAACTGTACAGAATCCATCAACTAGATCAGTAGATCAGCCAAAGGCTCAACCAAAACCAAAAGTACAACCAAAAGAAGAGAAAAAATCAATAAAAGTAACAGAAGGGGCAGAGGTTGTTACAGCACCTATGCCAGGAACCATTTTAAGCATAAATGTACAAGAAGGAGATGAAGTAAAAGCAGGAGATATACTACTAATATTAGAAGCCATGAAGATGGAAAATGAAATTCTTGCCCCAATAGATGGGAAAGTTGTAAGTATTGGTACTACAACTGGTGCTTCAGTAAATACTGGAGATAAATTAGTAGTAATAGAATAG
- a CDS encoding ECF transporter S component, whose amino-acid sequence MIKDKNVLTIKKMATIGILGGISIVLGMTPLGFIPVGPTRATIMHIPVIIGAIVEGPLVGAFVGLIFGLFSMFQAATNPTPVSFVFLNPVVSVLPRILIGVISYYVYELLTRLGTNKSNWILNIILGGILTYLVIGSYNGFKESKNVLPLIINIVLIALTIAIGFYTQKKFKGKTMHVAIATIAGTLTNTVGVLSSIYFLYGEKFVTKLGQDPEMARKIIFGIGVTNGIPEMIIAIVVVVNVIAAIKK is encoded by the coding sequence ATGATAAAAGATAAAAATGTATTGACTATTAAGAAAATGGCTACAATAGGTATATTAGGGGGTATTTCCATAGTACTGGGTATGACCCCCTTGGGTTTTATTCCTGTAGGACCAACAAGAGCTACCATTATGCATATACCTGTAATTATTGGAGCTATAGTAGAAGGACCTTTAGTAGGAGCATTTGTAGGATTGATATTTGGTTTATTTAGTATGTTTCAAGCAGCAACCAATCCAACACCTGTATCTTTTGTATTTTTAAACCCTGTAGTTTCAGTACTACCTAGAATTTTAATTGGAGTTATTAGCTACTATGTATATGAGCTTTTAACTAGACTAGGTACAAACAAATCCAATTGGATATTAAATATTATATTAGGTGGTATTTTAACTTATCTAGTTATAGGCTCCTATAATGGATTTAAAGAATCTAAAAATGTATTGCCTTTAATTATAAACATAGTACTAATAGCTCTTACAATAGCAATAGGTTTTTATACTCAAAAGAAATTTAAAGGCAAAACAATGCATGTAGCCATTGCTACAATAGCAGGGACATTGACTAATACTGTAGGAGTTTTGTCCAGTATATATTTCTTATATGGAGAAAAGTTTGTAACAAAATTAGGTCAAGATCCAGAAATGGCAAGAAAGATCATATTTGGAATAGGTGTAACCAATGGAATACCAGAGATGATAATAGCAATCGTAGTGGTTGTCAATGTAATAGCTGCTATAAAAAAATAG
- a CDS encoding uracil-DNA glycosylase, whose protein sequence is MLKHMEKRKVDKMKSDRIEILNNKIIKQYLDKKIVLGYGNINSPIILIGEAPGSKEVELGEPFVGQAGEHFQEFLGILGINREDVYITNTVKYRPTKTNPKTGRLSNRPPTLEEIDKFRDYLIEEISIVNPKIVVTMGNTPLKCIFEKDVKIGNVHGKLLYKKISEENKLIFPLYHPAAVIYRPQLKDVYLEDLKELKKIIDNFKNDMK, encoded by the coding sequence ATGCTGAAACATATGGAGAAAAGAAAGGTTGATAAAATGAAGTCAGATAGGATTGAAATATTAAATAATAAAATTATAAAGCAATATCTAGATAAAAAAATAGTATTGGGATATGGGAATATCAATAGTCCTATTATATTAATTGGGGAAGCTCCTGGTTCTAAAGAAGTGGAATTAGGAGAACCTTTTGTAGGTCAAGCAGGAGAGCATTTTCAAGAATTTTTAGGTATATTAGGCATCAATAGAGAAGATGTTTACATAACAAATACAGTAAAATATAGACCTACTAAAACAAATCCTAAAACAGGGAGATTATCTAATAGACCTCCCACTTTAGAGGAGATAGATAAATTTAGAGATTATCTAATTGAGGAGATAAGTATTGTAAATCCTAAAATAGTGGTTACTATGGGTAATACTCCTTTAAAATGTATATTTGAAAAGGATGTAAAAATAGGTAATGTTCATGGGAAGTTACTATATAAAAAAATAAGTGAAGAAAATAAATTGATATTCCCTTTATATCATCCAGCAGCAGTTATATATAGACCTCAATTAAAAGATGTATATTTAGAGGATTTAAAGGAATTAAAAAAAATAATAGATAATTTTAAAAATGATATGAAATAG
- a CDS encoding OadG family protein, whose protein sequence is MGEKITIGQSLIITIFSMAVVFLVLIGISYLIDVLRVTANNNKKEAKEAKDLTESVRVSEPVEKSGNIEDEELVAVIAAAIAASMGVAIPDINIKSIKRVSTPSPIWAQMGRIEEISNKL, encoded by the coding sequence TTGGGAGAAAAAATAACTATAGGTCAAAGTTTAATAATAACCATATTTAGCATGGCAGTAGTATTTTTGGTATTAATAGGTATATCTTACCTAATAGATGTATTAAGAGTAACAGCAAATAACAATAAAAAAGAAGCTAAAGAAGCAAAAGATTTAACTGAAAGTGTAAGAGTATCAGAGCCAGTTGAAAAATCAGGAAATATAGAAGACGAAGAATTAGTAGCTGTAATAGCAGCAGCAATAGCAGCTAGTATGGGAGTAGCCATTCCTGATATAAATATAAAGAGCATAAAAAGAGTATCTACACCTTCTCCTATTTGGGCGCAAATGGGAAGAATAGAAGAGATTTCAAATAAATTATAA
- a CDS encoding type III pantothenate kinase, whose amino-acid sequence MLLVIDVGNTHIVFGVFEEGKLLYDWRIATAKERTSDEYGLLFEQIFKYHGLCPKNVGDVIISSVVPPLMHTLSSMSRKYFDKEPIVVGPGIKTGMNIKYDNPREVGADRIVNAVAGYEKYGGPLIIVDFGTAITFCAISKEGDYLGGVIAPGIKISSEALFSRAAKLPKVELSKPDMVIGKNTVNSIQSGLVYGYVGLVDFIIEKMKEEMKEEGEVKTIVATGGFASLIATESKYINKIDKLLTLDGLRIIYNRNK is encoded by the coding sequence GTGTTACTGGTAATAGATGTGGGAAATACTCATATAGTATTTGGAGTATTTGAAGAAGGTAAACTTCTATATGATTGGAGAATAGCTACAGCAAAGGAAAGAACTTCTGATGAATATGGTCTATTATTTGAACAAATATTTAAATATCACGGGCTTTGCCCTAAAAATGTAGGAGATGTAATAATTTCATCGGTAGTACCACCACTTATGCATACACTATCTAGTATGAGTAGAAAATATTTTGATAAAGAACCTATTGTAGTAGGACCAGGAATAAAAACTGGCATGAACATTAAATATGACAATCCAAGGGAAGTAGGAGCTGATAGAATAGTCAATGCAGTTGCAGGATATGAAAAATATGGTGGTCCCCTTATAATAGTGGATTTTGGAACGGCAATTACTTTCTGTGCAATTTCCAAAGAAGGAGATTATCTAGGAGGGGTTATAGCTCCAGGAATAAAGATATCCAGCGAAGCATTATTTTCAAGAGCAGCTAAATTGCCCAAGGTAGAATTATCCAAACCTGATATGGTAATAGGTAAAAACACTGTGAATAGTATTCAATCAGGACTTGTTTATGGATATGTTGGACTTGTGGATTTTATTATTGAAAAAATGAAGGAAGAGATGAAGGAAGAAGGAGAAGTAAAAACTATAGTAGCAACTGGTGGGTTTGCATCTTTAATAGCTACAGAAAGTAAATATATAAATAAAATAGATAAACTATTAACTTTAGATGGACTTAGGATAATATACAATAGAAATAAGTAG
- the greA gene encoding transcription elongation factor GreA has product MAEKDVFLTVEGLKKLEKELDKLKTVKRKEVAEKIKQALAFGDISENSEYDQAKNEQAQLEERIAKLEMILRNAKLIDDEDISTDVVSIGSKVVVKDLEYNEEMEYTIVGSAEANPYEGKISNESPVGKALLGKKKEEIVEVRVPDGLIKYQILSITR; this is encoded by the coding sequence ATGGCTGAAAAAGATGTATTTTTAACTGTGGAGGGGCTTAAAAAATTAGAAAAAGAACTAGATAAATTAAAGACAGTAAAGAGAAAAGAAGTTGCAGAAAAGATAAAACAAGCTCTAGCCTTTGGAGATATAAGCGAAAATTCCGAATATGATCAAGCAAAAAATGAGCAAGCCCAATTAGAGGAAAGAATAGCAAAATTAGAAATGATACTTAGGAATGCAAAATTAATAGATGATGAAGATATTTCTACAGATGTTGTAAGTATTGGTTCAAAAGTAGTTGTAAAGGATTTGGAATATAATGAAGAAATGGAATATACCATAGTAGGTTCTGCAGAAGCTAATCCATATGAAGGGAAAATTTCTAATGAATCGCCTGTTGGAAAAGCTTTATTAGGGAAAAAGAAGGAAGAAATTGTAGAAGTTCGTGTACCTGATGGACTTATTAAATATCAAATTTTAAGTATTACTAGATGA
- a CDS encoding uracil-DNA glycosylase, with the protein MYTLKELESIVNRCFRCPLSKTRTNVVFGEGNDKASIMFIGEGPGYYEDKMGRPFVGRAGKLLDNMLKAIDFSREDVYIANIVKCRPPNNRNPLEEESKICIEFLRWQVKIVDPDIIVCLGAVAARNIIDKDFKITQNRGIWYKRGKFNIIATYHPAALLRDSSKKKDAWEDFKSIRDMYAETYGEKKG; encoded by the coding sequence ATGTATACTTTAAAAGAACTTGAGTCAATTGTAAACAGATGTTTTAGATGCCCATTGTCTAAAACTAGAACCAATGTGGTTTTTGGAGAAGGTAATGATAAAGCTAGTATTATGTTTATAGGAGAAGGTCCTGGATATTATGAGGATAAAATGGGAAGACCTTTTGTTGGTAGAGCTGGGAAGCTATTAGATAATATGTTAAAAGCTATAGATTTTTCTAGAGAAGATGTATATATAGCAAATATAGTAAAATGTAGACCACCAAATAATAGAAATCCTCTTGAAGAAGAAAGTAAAATTTGTATAGAGTTTTTAAGGTGGCAGGTTAAGATAGTAGATCCAGATATAATAGTGTGTTTAGGAGCAGTAGCAGCAAGAAATATAATAGATAAAGATTTTAAAATTACTCAAAATAGAGGGATTTGGTATAAACGAGGTAAATTTAATATTATAGCTACTTATCATCCTGCAGCACTTCTAAGGGATAGTAGCAAAAAAAAAGATGCTTGGGAGGATTTTAAATCTATAAGGGATATGTATGCTGAAACATATGGAGAAAAGAAAGGTTGA
- a CDS encoding acyl-CoA carboxylase subunit beta: protein MKEKIEKLLETKEKIKLGGGEKRIEKQHSKGKLTARERINLLLDEGSFVEIDAFVKHRCTNFGMEKTEAPGDGVVTGYGTVNGRLIFVYAQDFTVLGGSLGEMHAAKISKVQDMALKMGVPIVGINDSGGARIQEGVDALSGYGNIFYRNTISSGVIPQITAIMGPCAGGAVYSPALTDFIFMVENTSQMFITGPQVIKTVTGEDVSQEELGGAKTHNTISGVAHFMDKTEEEAIERIKILLSYLPSNNLEVPPIYETEDEINRVEERLNEIVPTNPNKPYDMKEIIKLIADEGELFEIQSYYAQNIITGYIRLNGKTIGVVANQPSVLAGCLDINASDKAARFIRTCDAFNIPLLNLVDVPGFLPGTDQEYGGIIRHGAKMLYAYSEATVPKVTVIIRKAYGGAYIAMCNKELGADQVFAWPSAEIAVMGPDGAANIIFKHDIKESEDPIQTRQEKIEEYRNTVANPYIAAERGYVDDVIVPSTTRPRLISAFNMLESKRETNPSKKHGNLPV from the coding sequence ATGAAGGAAAAAATAGAAAAACTCCTAGAAACCAAAGAGAAAATAAAACTTGGTGGTGGAGAAAAACGAATAGAAAAGCAACATTCTAAAGGGAAATTAACAGCTAGGGAAAGGATAAATTTACTATTAGATGAGGGAAGTTTTGTAGAAATAGATGCATTTGTAAAGCATAGATGTACTAATTTTGGAATGGAAAAGACTGAAGCTCCAGGAGATGGAGTAGTAACAGGATATGGAACAGTAAATGGGAGGCTTATATTTGTCTATGCCCAGGACTTTACAGTACTAGGTGGCTCTCTAGGGGAGATGCATGCAGCTAAGATAAGTAAAGTACAAGATATGGCACTAAAGATGGGGGTTCCAATAGTGGGCATAAATGACTCTGGAGGAGCTCGAATCCAAGAGGGAGTAGATGCTTTATCAGGCTATGGAAATATATTCTATAGAAATACTATTTCCTCAGGAGTAATACCCCAAATAACAGCTATTATGGGACCCTGTGCAGGAGGAGCAGTATATTCACCAGCATTAACGGATTTCATATTTATGGTGGAGAACACAAGCCAAATGTTTATCACAGGACCACAAGTAATAAAAACTGTAACAGGAGAAGATGTAAGTCAAGAAGAATTAGGAGGAGCAAAAACTCACAACACCATATCTGGAGTAGCCCATTTTATGGATAAAACAGAAGAAGAAGCTATAGAAAGAATAAAGATATTATTAAGTTATTTACCATCAAACAATCTAGAAGTACCTCCAATATATGAAACTGAAGATGAGATAAATAGAGTAGAAGAAAGATTAAATGAAATAGTACCAACAAATCCTAACAAACCTTATGATATGAAAGAAATAATAAAATTAATAGCAGATGAAGGGGAGCTATTTGAAATACAATCCTACTATGCACAAAATATAATAACTGGTTACATAAGATTAAATGGCAAAACTATAGGAGTAGTAGCAAACCAACCAAGTGTGTTAGCGGGATGCTTAGATATAAATGCTTCAGACAAAGCAGCAAGATTCATAAGAACATGTGATGCTTTTAATATTCCATTGTTAAATTTAGTAGACGTACCAGGATTTTTACCAGGAACAGATCAGGAATATGGAGGAATAATACGTCATGGAGCCAAGATGCTTTATGCATACAGTGAAGCTACAGTACCAAAAGTAACTGTAATCATAAGAAAAGCTTATGGCGGAGCATATATAGCTATGTGTAATAAAGAACTAGGAGCTGATCAGGTATTTGCATGGCCTAGTGCAGAAATAGCAGTAATGGGTCCCGATGGAGCAGCTAATATAATATTTAAACACGATATAAAAGAATCAGAAGATCCGATACAAACAAGGCAAGAAAAGATAGAAGAATATAGAAACACAGTAGCCAATCCATATATAGCAGCAGAAAGAGGATATGTAGACGATGTAATAGTACCAAGTACTACAAGACCAAGACTTATATCCGCTTTTAACATGTTAGAAAGCAAACGAGAGACCAATCCTTCCAAAAAACACGGTAATCTACCAGTATAA
- the dusB gene encoding tRNA dihydrouridine synthase DusB: MEIGNVKLQNNIFLAPMAGVTDRAYRIICKEMGAGLVFTEMVSSKGLYYEDEKTKELTSIAEKERPVAIQIFGSDPSIMSEVVKKYINPRDDIDILDINMGCPAPKIVKNGDGAALLKNPSLIKKILKEVVKVSTKPVTIKIRIGWDINNINGMEIAKMAEAEGVSAITVHGRTRDMFYSGKANWEYIGKIKNYVNIPVIGNGDIFEPIDAINMMEYTGCDGVAIGRGAMGNPWIFKRINLLLKGKDDVNPSDIDRINMAIKHLDMVCDVKGEKIGVREMRKHIAWYLKGMRNSNKIKNTINTVETKQETEKILLDYAQYISNCEINQ; encoded by the coding sequence ATGGAAATAGGAAATGTAAAATTACAAAACAACATATTTTTAGCACCTATGGCAGGAGTTACTGATAGAGCGTATAGGATAATATGCAAAGAGATGGGGGCAGGATTGGTATTTACTGAGATGGTAAGTAGTAAAGGGCTATATTATGAAGATGAAAAGACAAAAGAGCTTACAAGTATAGCTGAAAAAGAGCGTCCAGTTGCTATTCAAATATTTGGTTCTGATCCAAGTATAATGAGTGAAGTTGTAAAAAAGTATATAAATCCAAGGGATGATATAGATATTTTGGATATAAATATGGGATGTCCCGCACCTAAAATTGTGAAAAATGGAGATGGTGCAGCCTTATTAAAAAATCCTTCTTTGATAAAAAAAATCCTTAAAGAAGTTGTAAAAGTATCTACAAAGCCAGTAACCATAAAAATTAGAATAGGATGGGATATTAACAATATAAATGGGATGGAAATAGCTAAGATGGCAGAAGCAGAAGGGGTTTCGGCTATAACTGTACATGGTAGAACTAGGGATATGTTCTATTCAGGGAAAGCTAATTGGGAATATATAGGAAAGATTAAAAACTATGTAAATATTCCTGTGATAGGAAATGGCGATATATTTGAACCAATAGATGCTATAAATATGATGGAATATACTGGTTGTGATGGGGTAGCTATTGGAAGAGGAGCTATGGGAAATCCTTGGATATTTAAAAGAATAAACCTTCTACTTAAAGGAAAAGATGATGTAAATCCTAGTGATATAGATAGAATCAATATGGCTATTAAACACTTAGATATGGTTTGTGATGTAAAAGGTGAAAAAATTGGAGTTAGGGAGATGAGGAAACACATAGCATGGTATTTAAAGGGAATGAGAAATTCTAATAAAATAAAGAATACAATAAATACAGTAGAAACAAAACAAGAAACAGAAAAAATTTTATTAGACTATGCCCAATATATATCCAATTGCGAAATAAATCAGTAA
- the lysS gene encoding lysine--tRNA ligase, translated as MSGTEENLNEMLMMRREKLKKLKELGKDPFVIEKYEYTHHSTTIKDNFEELEEKTVSVAGRIMSRRGHGKVCFMDLQDSKGKIQIFIKMDVIGKEEYEHLNLLDIGDIIGVKGEVFKTKTGEVSIRAKEITLLTKSLQILPEKFHGLKDTDLRYRQRYVDLIVNPEVKETFILRSKIIKAIREYLDERGFLEVDTPILNTVAGGANARPFITHHNSLGIDMYLRIANELYLKRLIVGGFEKVYEMGRMFRNEGMSYKHNPEFTNIELYQAYADYKDMMELTENLVAYVAEKTLGTTVIEYQGKKIDLTPPWRRITMIDAIKEYTGVDFNTINTDEEAIEVAKAKGLEIEPGMKRGHIISEMFEEFCEEHLVQPTFVTHHPVEVSPLAKRNPKDPRLTNRFEAFINTWEIANAFSELNDPIDQKERFLEQVKQREAGDQEAHMMDSDFINALEVGLPPTGGLGIGVDRLIMILTNQPTIRDVILFPTMKPIDDEE; from the coding sequence ATGTCAGGAACAGAAGAAAATCTTAATGAAATGCTAATGATGAGAAGAGAAAAGTTAAAAAAATTAAAAGAATTAGGGAAAGATCCCTTTGTTATAGAAAAATATGAATATACTCATCACAGTACTACTATCAAAGATAATTTTGAAGAATTAGAAGAGAAAACTGTTTCTGTTGCAGGTAGAATAATGTCAAGAAGAGGTCATGGTAAAGTATGTTTTATGGATCTTCAAGATAGTAAAGGAAAGATACAGATTTTCATTAAAATGGATGTTATTGGGAAAGAGGAATATGAACATTTAAATTTATTAGATATTGGAGATATAATAGGCGTTAAAGGAGAAGTATTTAAGACTAAAACTGGTGAAGTTTCAATAAGAGCTAAGGAGATAACTTTACTTACTAAATCATTGCAGATACTCCCTGAAAAGTTTCACGGTTTAAAGGATACAGATTTAAGATATAGACAAAGATATGTAGACTTAATAGTAAATCCAGAAGTAAAAGAAACATTTATATTAAGGTCTAAAATAATAAAAGCAATTAGGGAATATCTTGATGAGAGAGGATTTTTAGAGGTAGATACTCCTATTTTAAATACTGTTGCTGGAGGTGCTAATGCTAGACCTTTTATAACCCATCATAATTCATTAGGTATAGATATGTACTTAAGAATTGCTAATGAGCTTTATCTAAAGAGGCTTATAGTTGGTGGTTTTGAAAAAGTATATGAAATGGGAAGAATGTTTAGAAATGAAGGAATGAGTTATAAACATAATCCAGAATTTACCAATATCGAACTATATCAAGCCTATGCAGATTATAAAGACATGATGGAGTTAACTGAAAATTTGGTAGCCTATGTAGCAGAGAAAACTTTAGGAACAACTGTAATTGAATATCAAGGTAAGAAAATTGACTTAACTCCTCCTTGGAGAAGAATTACAATGATTGATGCAATAAAGGAATATACTGGGGTGGATTTTAACACCATTAATACTGATGAAGAAGCTATAGAAGTAGCTAAAGCTAAAGGTTTAGAAATAGAACCAGGTATGAAAAGAGGTCATATAATTAGTGAAATGTTTGAAGAATTTTGTGAAGAACATCTAGTGCAACCAACCTTTGTAACCCATCATCCTGTAGAAGTTTCACCTTTAGCAAAGAGGAATCCCAAAGATCCAAGATTAACCAATAGATTTGAAGCATTTATAAACACCTGGGAAATTGCCAATGCATTTAGTGAGCTAAATGATCCAATAGATCAAAAAGAAAGATTTTTAGAACAAGTAAAGCAAAGGGAAGCAGGAGATCAAGAAGCCCATATGATGGATTCGGATTTTATAAATGCACTAGAAGTGGGATTACCACCAACAGGAGGATTAGGAATAGGTGTAGATAGGCTTATTATGATATTAACTAATCAACCTACTATAAGGGACGTTATATTGTTCCCAACTATGAAGCCCATAGATGATGAAGAATAA
- a CDS encoding sodium ion-translocating decarboxylase subunit beta, which yields MVIDILKGFWQSTGFASITIGQVIMLIVSFILLYLAIKKEFEPLLLVPIAFGMLLANLPLAGLMAEPVVEIVKDPKTGKLVQETKQLGGLLYYLYQGVKLGIYPPLIFLGVGAMTDFGPLIANPRSILLGAAAQFGIFITFIGAVALGFTGPQAASIGIIGGADGPTALYLTSKLAPELLGPIAVAAYSYMALVPIIQPPIMKALTTEEERKIVMEQLRPVSKKEKIIFPILITVIVTLLLPSAGPLIGMLMLGNLMREAGVVERLSKTVQNELMNIVTIFLGLTVGATANAETFLSPDTIKIIVLGLIAFSIGTATGVIFGKIMCKATGGKVNPLIGSAGVSAVPMAARVSQKVGQEANPRNFLLMHAMGPNVAGVIGSAVAAGLLLMFFGG from the coding sequence ATGGTCATAGACATATTAAAGGGTTTCTGGCAGAGTACAGGATTTGCCTCAATAACCATTGGACAAGTCATAATGCTTATTGTATCCTTTATACTTCTTTATTTAGCGATTAAAAAAGAATTTGAGCCATTACTATTGGTCCCTATAGCTTTTGGAATGCTACTAGCAAATCTCCCATTAGCAGGACTCATGGCAGAACCAGTAGTAGAAATAGTAAAAGATCCAAAAACAGGGAAGCTAGTACAAGAAACTAAACAATTAGGAGGATTATTATACTATTTATATCAAGGAGTAAAATTAGGCATATATCCACCATTGATATTTTTAGGGGTAGGGGCTATGACGGACTTTGGACCGTTAATAGCCAATCCTAGAAGTATATTACTAGGAGCAGCAGCTCAATTTGGAATATTTATTACATTTATAGGAGCAGTAGCTTTAGGATTTACAGGTCCCCAAGCAGCAAGCATTGGGATAATTGGCGGGGCTGATGGTCCTACAGCACTATATTTAACTAGCAAGTTAGCTCCAGAATTATTGGGTCCCATAGCTGTAGCAGCCTACTCCTATATGGCACTAGTACCAATAATACAGCCACCAATAATGAAAGCGTTAACAACAGAAGAAGAAAGAAAAATAGTAATGGAACAACTTCGCCCTGTATCTAAAAAGGAAAAAATAATATTTCCTATACTGATTACAGTAATAGTAACCCTATTATTACCTTCAGCAGGACCGTTAATAGGTATGCTAATGCTAGGAAATCTAATGCGAGAAGCAGGAGTAGTAGAAAGATTAAGTAAAACTGTTCAAAATGAACTTATGAACATAGTGACCATATTCTTAGGATTAACAGTAGGAGCTACAGCCAATGCAGAAACTTTTTTATCCCCTGATACAATAAAAATAATAGTATTAGGACTAATAGCCTTCTCCATAGGAACAGCAACTGGAGTAATATTTGGGAAAATTATGTGTAAAGCCACAGGAGGGAAAGTAAACCCACTAATAGGTTCAGCAGGAGTATCAGCAGTACCAATGGCAGCTAGGGTATCCCAAAAGGTAGGACAAGAAGCCAATCCAAGGAACTTCCTATTAATGCATGCCATGGGACCAAATGTGGCAGGAGTAATAGGTTCAGCAGTAGCTGCAGGATTATTATTGATGTTCTTTGGTGGATAG
- a CDS encoding glycosyltransferase family 4 protein — MKRILHITSQYPGITGSGIYLNEIIREGNKRGYIQGLIAGVPRGEKLNLNVCRRHFYPVVFNTPDLPFPIVGMSDEMPYESTRYSDMTNEMLNAWKNAFKETVKKAVDEFKPDIIISHHLWLLTSLVKKTFPNIRTIAICHGTDIRQFIKCPQYKQYVLEGCGQVDIVLALNEKQKEDIHNLYLIPLERIITIGGGYNDDIFYPPQKRNYDKIKLVYAGKLSYSKGVLSLINAYNLLEDENIELLIAGKGVGREEKGIKEAGKNSRLPIKFLGQLTQRELAELFRQSHIFVLPSFYEGLSLVTLEALACGLIAVVNNLPGLKSFLGYDINNSGIIEYVDLPKMKYVDLPLEEELTDYEERLALGIKKQIHRIKSGFVVDETIRNIIDKFSWNNIYNKIEKYF; from the coding sequence ATGAAAAGAATATTGCACATTACATCTCAATATCCAGGAATAACAGGAAGTGGTATTTATTTAAATGAAATTATAAGAGAAGGTAATAAAAGAGGATATATACAAGGTTTAATAGCTGGAGTGCCTCGAGGGGAAAAACTAAATTTGAATGTATGTAGAAGACATTTTTATCCTGTAGTATTTAATACACCTGATTTGCCATTTCCAATAGTGGGCATGAGTGATGAGATGCCCTACGAAAGTACTAGATATTCTGATATGACTAATGAAATGTTGAATGCTTGGAAGAATGCTTTTAAGGAAACAGTAAAAAAAGCTGTAGATGAGTTTAAGCCTGATATTATTATATCTCATCATTTATGGCTTCTTACATCATTAGTTAAAAAAACATTTCCTAATATTAGAACTATAGCTATATGCCATGGTACTGATATAAGACAGTTCATCAAATGTCCTCAATATAAACAATATGTGTTAGAAGGATGTGGACAAGTAGATATAGTTTTAGCATTAAACGAAAAACAGAAGGAAGATATCCACAATTTATATTTAATACCTTTGGAAAGAATAATTACTATTGGAGGAGGCTACAATGATGATATATTTTACCCGCCACAAAAGAGGAATTATGATAAGATAAAATTAGTTTATGCAGGAAAATTAAGTTATTCTAAAGGTGTATTATCTCTTATAAATGCTTATAATTTGTTGGAGGATGAAAATATAGAACTTTTAATTGCCGGAAAAGGTGTGGGGAGAGAAGAAAAAGGCATAAAAGAAGCGGGAAAGAATAGTCGATTACCCATTAAATTTTTAGGGCAATTAACCCAGAGGGAACTAGCAGAGTTATTTAGGCAAAGCCATATATTTGTGCTTCCTTCTTTTTATGAAGGTTTATCTTTAGTGACCTTGGAAGCTTTAGCATGTGGGCTTATAGCGGTGGTAAATAATTTACCAGGATTAAAGAGCTTTTTAGGATATGATATAAATAATAGTGGAATAATTGAATATGTGGATCTACCGAAAATGAAATATGTAGATTTACCCCTAGAAGAAGAATTAACAGATTATGAAGAAAGATTAGCTCTGGGAATTAAAAAGCAAATACATAGGATAAAAAGTGGATTTGTTGTAGATGAGACTATTAGAAATATTATTGATAAATTTTCTTGGAATAATATATACAATAAAATAGAAAAATATTTTTAG